GGAAATGTATTACGGGATTCCATAGTTTCCACCTTTGGCAGTTATGTGATGAGCAGGGATAATTATGTATTGAGTGTGATCATGACAGGAGATGACCAGCCCAGCATTCCTGCTACTGCCGGAAAACTAAGCTTCACCTATAAGTGTAAATAGATCTGTTTTAATAAAAACATAGCCCCCTGAAGAATCAGGGGGCTTTTTTTTGTAATCAAACTCAAAAGGGACAAAAAAATTTTGACCTGTTTTTAAGTAGTCTTTTCGGGGCTGATCCGGAGGCTTATCATGTTGACAACGGAACAGGAGAATTTATTATTTCACCAAAAAAGGACTTTGTTCGTTACTGTGAACAAATACCCGGCCCTTGGTTATTTTCATAGAATAAATACGTGAGCGATGCCTTTTTTTATTGGTAACGGATAGTAAAAAGCACAGGGCAGATGGTTTTTTTTACAGGTATTTTGAGCAGAATCATCCTGTACCGGGTAATTACCCGATGGGCTGCCGGCAAATAAAAAAGGCTGCCGGAACGGCAGCCTTTTTTATTAAGAAAAGAAGATCAGATCTTGCCTACCATTTTTTCGGGCACCACCCATTCATCAAATTCTTTTTCAGTCAAGTATCCCAGCTTAACGGCCATTGCTTTTAAGGTGGTATGTTCTTTATGCGCTTTTTGAGCAATTTCTGCCGCTTTGTAATACCCGATCTTTGTGTTCAGGGCCGTAACCAGCATCAGCGAATTGTCAACATGTTTTTTAATATTTTCTTTGATCGGTTCTATGCCTGCCGCACATTTGTCATTGAAGGAAACACAGCCATCACCGATCAGCCGGGCGCTGTGCAGGAAATTATAGATCATCACCGGCTTGAAAACATTCAGTTCAAAATGGCCGGTAGCGCCACCGATATTGATGGCCACATCATTTCCCATCACCTGTGCAGCGATCATTGTCAATGCCTCACATTGTGTGGGATTAACTTTCCCGGGCATGATGGAAGAACCCGGTTCATTGTCCGGTATGAAGATCTCACCAATGCCGCTTCTTGGTCCGCTTGACAGCATGCGGATGTCGTTTGCGATCTTCATTAAACTCACGGCAACGGTTTTCAGGGCGCCGTGGGCCTCCACAATGGCATCATGGGCGGCCAGGGCTTCAAATTTATTCTCTGCTGTTCTGAAAGGCAGGCCGGTGAGTTTCGCAATATGCCTGGCCACGTTCAAATCATAGTTGGGAGGGGTGTTGATGCCTGTTCCAACAGCTGTACCGCCCAACGCCAGTTCACCCAGGTGGTCCAGCGTGTTTTTGATCGCCTTCAGTCCATGATCCAGCTGAGAAACATAACCGCTGAATTCCTGCCCCAGGGTAAGCGGGGTTGCATCCATAAAATGGGTGCGTCCTATCTTAACCACTTTCTTAAATGCCTTTGCTTTTTTATCAAGGGTATCTCTCAGTTTTTTTATTCCGGGAATAGTGGTCTCAACCAGGATCTTATACGCTGCAATGTGCATGGCAGTAGGGAACGTGTCATTGCTGCTCTGGCTTTTGTTCACATCATCGTTTGGATGCAGGTATTTTTCTTTGTCAGACAGTTTGCCGCCATTCAGCACATGTCCCCGGTAAGCGATCACTTCATTTACATTCATATTGCTTTGGGTGCCGCTGCCCGTTTGCCAGACAACCAATGGGAAATAGTCATTCAGTTTTCCATCGAGGATCTCTTTACTTACTTTGCCGATCAGGTCCGCTTTCTTTTTTGTCAACACGCCGGCATCATAATTGGTTAATGCAGCGGCATGTTTTAAATAGGCAAATGCCCGGATGATCTCTTTCGGCATCCGGTTAATGTCCTGTGCTATTTTAAAGTTGTCAATGCTGCGTTGGGTCTGTGCACCATAATACGCATCCAGGGGTACTTTTACTTCACCCATCGTGTCTTTTTCTATCCTGTATTCCATATAGTCTGTTGGTTTTAAATGAACGGGACAAAGGTACGCCACGCCGGCAAAAAGTAATGCCTGGTCTTTGTATTCATTTCAAATGAGGAATTGCCTTGTATGAATGTGGTCGGTGAGGACACCGACCACGGCGATCCGCCCGGATAAATAGCAATGCTTATATTTTCTTTTTATATTGCAGTAAACAAGGTTATGGCAAAATATAAGCAGGTTTGTTTCCTTTTTTTCTTTCTCATTATTTCAACCGCTATCACCGCACAGGGTAAATTTGATTATAAGGTACCGGATGACCCACAGGTAAGGCAAAAGCTGAAAGAATGGGGCGATATGAAATTTGGCCTTATGATCACCTGGGGACCGTACAGCCAGTGGGGTGTGGTGGAAAGCTGGAGCCTTTGCCCGGAGGACGAAGGCTGGTGCGAACGGAAAGGGCCCTATTCAAGGGACTGGTACGAATACAAAAAAGCCTATGAGAACCTTCAGACTACTTTCAACCCGGTAAGGTTCAATCCCGAAAAATGGGCGGCTGCAGCTAAAGATGCCGGGATGCGGTATGTGCTTGCCATGGCAAAGCACCACGATGGTTTCTGCATGTTTGATACAAGGACAACGGACTATAAAATAACCGATGCAAAAACACCCTTCTCGAAAGATCCGAGAAGCAATGTCACCCAAGAAATATTAAATGCATTCCGGAAAGAAGGCATGATGCCCGGTATTTATTTTTCCAAGCCCGATTGGCATGCTCCCGATTACTGGTGGAGTTATTTCCCGCCCAAGGACCGGAACCCGACCTACGATACAAAAAAATACCCGGAGATATGGAAGCGCTTTAAAGATTTTACCTACACCCAGTTTGAGGAATTGATGAGCAACTACGGGAAGGTTGACCTGTTATGGCTGGATGGAGGCTGGGTACGCCCCTTCAGCAGCATCGACAGTTCGGTAAGCTGGCAAAAAAGCATTCCCTACGACCAGGATATTGATATGCCCCGGATCGCTGCCATGGCAAGAGGTAAACAGCCGGGCATGCTGATCGTGGACAGGACCGTAGCGGGTGAATATGAGAATTATCTTACGCCGGAAGCAATGATACCCAGCGAGACCAATCCCATTCCCTGGGAAAGCTGTATGCCCATGTCCACTTCCTGGTCTTATATTCCCAATGCAAAGAATAAACCGGCC
This sequence is a window from Chitinophagaceae bacterium. Protein-coding genes within it:
- the fumC gene encoding class II fumarate hydratase, coding for MEYRIEKDTMGEVKVPLDAYYGAQTQRSIDNFKIAQDINRMPKEIIRAFAYLKHAAALTNYDAGVLTKKKADLIGKVSKEILDGKLNDYFPLVVWQTGSGTQSNMNVNEVIAYRGHVLNGGKLSDKEKYLHPNDDVNKSQSSNDTFPTAMHIAAYKILVETTIPGIKKLRDTLDKKAKAFKKVVKIGRTHFMDATPLTLGQEFSGYVSQLDHGLKAIKNTLDHLGELALGGTAVGTGINTPPNYDLNVARHIAKLTGLPFRTAENKFEALAAHDAIVEAHGALKTVAVSLMKIANDIRMLSSGPRSGIGEIFIPDNEPGSSIMPGKVNPTQCEALTMIAAQVMGNDVAINIGGATGHFELNVFKPVMIYNFLHSARLIGDGCVSFNDKCAAGIEPIKENIKKHVDNSLMLVTALNTKIGYYKAAEIAQKAHKEHTTLKAMAVKLGYLTEKEFDEWVVPEKMVGKI
- a CDS encoding alpha-L-fucosidase: MAKYKQVCFLFFFLIISTAITAQGKFDYKVPDDPQVRQKLKEWGDMKFGLMITWGPYSQWGVVESWSLCPEDEGWCERKGPYSRDWYEYKKAYENLQTTFNPVRFNPEKWAAAAKDAGMRYVLAMAKHHDGFCMFDTRTTDYKITDAKTPFSKDPRSNVTQEILNAFRKEGMMPGIYFSKPDWHAPDYWWSYFPPKDRNPTYDTKKYPEIWKRFKDFTYTQFEELMSNYGKVDLLWLDGGWVRPFSSIDSSVSWQKSIPYDQDIDMPRIAAMARGKQPGMLIVDRTVAGEYENYLTPEAMIPSETNPIPWESCMPMSTSWSYIPNAKNKPANTLIHMLCSAVSKGGNFLLNVAPGPDGEWDDSSYYRLKEIGAWMKVNSEAIYGTTFIKPYREGRFVFTKKGNAVYAIYLADENEVQMPSTIGISSFERKPSTSVYLLGYDKPLALDKKNNTIRITVPEKLRNDPPAKHAWVFKISDQ